In Phenylobacterium koreense, one DNA window encodes the following:
- a CDS encoding 2'-deoxycytidine 5'-triphosphate deaminase: protein MSDAPGILPSQSIEDLIAEGAITASRPFDADQVQPASLDLRLGARAWRVRASFLPGAGRTVPQRIADVAMHELDLTKGAVLERGCVYIAELQESLALPKGVSARANPKSSTGRVDVFVRLLTNKSVTFDDVAEGYSGPTYIEIAPQTFSILVRTSTRLNQLRLKRGDPPKLSIRSVGVDLSDGVAGFRARRHAGVVDMDRVDGHDPRDFWEPLIPRRGELLLDPGEFYILASKEAVEIPVMEAAEMTPIDPSVGEFRVHYAGFFDPGFGTEEANAVGSRGVLEVRSHETPFLLEDGQIVARLVYEPLTAKPARLYGELGSHYQRQGLKLSKHFRVW from the coding sequence ATGAGTGACGCCCCCGGCATTCTGCCTTCCCAATCCATCGAGGACCTGATCGCCGAAGGGGCTATCACCGCGTCCCGACCGTTCGACGCCGACCAGGTCCAGCCGGCCAGCCTCGACCTGCGCCTGGGCGCCCGCGCCTGGCGGGTGCGGGCCTCGTTCCTGCCAGGGGCAGGCCGCACGGTTCCCCAGCGGATCGCGGACGTGGCCATGCACGAACTCGACCTGACCAAGGGTGCGGTGCTTGAGCGGGGCTGCGTCTATATCGCCGAGTTGCAGGAGAGCCTGGCCCTCCCCAAGGGTGTCTCGGCGCGCGCCAACCCCAAGAGCTCGACCGGCCGGGTGGACGTCTTCGTTCGCCTGCTGACCAACAAATCCGTGACCTTCGACGACGTCGCCGAAGGCTATAGCGGCCCGACCTATATCGAGATCGCGCCACAGACCTTCTCGATCCTGGTTCGCACCTCGACCCGCCTCAACCAGCTCCGGCTGAAGCGCGGCGATCCGCCGAAGCTTTCGATCCGCAGTGTCGGGGTCGACCTCTCGGACGGCGTCGCGGGCTTCCGCGCCCGTCGCCACGCGGGCGTCGTCGACATGGATCGCGTGGATGGCCACGACCCGCGCGACTTCTGGGAGCCGCTGATCCCCCGCCGCGGCGAACTGCTGCTCGATCCAGGCGAGTTCTACATCCTGGCCTCGAAGGAGGCTGTCGAGATTCCGGTGATGGAAGCGGCCGAGATGACGCCGATCGATCCGTCGGTCGGGGAGTTTCGGGTCCACTACGCCGGATTCTTCGATCCGGGCTTCGGCACCGAGGAAGCCAACGCCGTGGGCTCGCGCGGGGTGCTCGAGGTTCGCAGCCACGAGACGCCGTTCCTGCTCGAAGACGGCCAGATCGTCGCTCGGCTGGTTTATGAGCCGCTCACCGCTAAACCTGCCCGTCTGTACGGCGAATTGGGCTCCCACTATCAGCGCCAGGGCCTGAAACTCTCCAAGCATTTCCGCGTCTGGTGA